Proteins encoded in a region of the Pocillopora verrucosa isolate sample1 chromosome 11, ASM3666991v2, whole genome shotgun sequence genome:
- the LOC136284457 gene encoding uncharacterized protein: MFQAFAKNYAESITLVYYCFTGLIAFAAFAIGNVYLWKRDQKNQKERSKEEREYQERRQEYDRECHERRRKEDREHQDRRYQEESRDHRRREWRQFSDRINADYSELKSKDIPRKISKVKDTFEHMRIHSTVTGLDVLRYMLNDDNYRNLVSESPHLQALREDLHMIFLPLNVCSSLLHLGEVPPYIKEELRFVVEELGNLAKPFLTGEQQRVALKCLEHFGSNRSSNEHGQRGVEGLGVRIKAIVPYVNSLQFISMEDCDYSKCKKFSFNLKESIMFNNLGNLKFLRELLEYLKGVALLARIFRGQPAELPVKSIELINDSDSDEVILMKVLHEVRLYIHLILNENLSREDNERVERNIERLHQLYEKGGKEIKFEDEKIKGICQRFILDLQRIKNEIPSHLIKQGFGTQLEDLYLKQLSQMMLVKNPGSGGSVV; the protein is encoded by the coding sequence ATGTTTCAGGCGTTTGCTAAAAATTATGCGGAGTCAATAACCCTGGTCTATTATTGTTTTACTGGCCTTATTGCATTCGCAGCCTTTGCAATTGGAAACGTTTACTTGTGGAAAAGGGATCAAAAGAACCAGAAAGAGCGCAGTAAGGAGGAGAGGGAATACCAAGAGAGACGCCAAGAGTACGATCGGGAATGCCATGAGAGACGCAGAAAGGAGGATCGTGAACACCAAGACAGACGTTACCAAGAAGAATCAAGAGACCATCGGAGGCGGGAATGGCGCCAGTTCTCGGATCGAATCAACGCCGATTACAGCGAACTGAAAAGTAAAGACATCCCACGGAAAATTTCAAAGGTAAAGGACACTTTTGAACATATGCGAATCCACTCAACAGTAACTGGCCTTGATGTTTTACGATACATGCTCAACGATGATAACTACCGCAATTTAGTGAGCGAGTCACCTCACCTGCAGGCCCTTCGTGAAGACCTCCATATGATTTTCTTGCCGCTAAATGTCTGCTCTTCTTTGCTTCACTTGGGAGAAGTGCCACCATATATAAAGGAAGAATTAAGATTTGTGGTGGAAGAGTTGGGGAATTTAGCAAAGCCTTTCCTTACAGGTGAACAACAAAGGGTCGCTTTGAAATGTTTGGAACATTTTGGCAGTAACAGATCATCAAATGAACATGGTCAAAGAGGGGTGGAAGGGCTTGGTGTGCGAATTAAAGCCATTGTTCCGTACGTAAACAGCTTACAGTTTATATCCATGGAAGATTGCGATTATAGCAAGTGCAAAAAATTTTCGTTTAATTTGAAAGAATCGATTATGTTTAACAACCTCGGGAATCTCAAGTTTCTCAGAGAACTACTGGAGTATCTAAAAGGTGTGGCGCTCCTTGCCAGAATCTTCAGAGGACAACCAGCAGAACTGCCTGTTAAATCGATCGAACTGATCAACGACAGTGATAGCGATGAAGTGATTTTAATGAAAGTGCTCCATGAAGTGCGTCTATATATCCATCTTATTCTGAACGAAAACCTATCCAGGGAAGATAATGAACGAGTTGAGAGGAACATAGAGCGACTGCACCAGCTTTATGAGAAAGGAGGGAAGGAGATCAAGTTCGAAGATGAAAAGATTAAAGGCATTTGTCAGCGCTTCATATTGGACCTCCAGAGAATTAAGAATGAAATACCTTCACATCTAATTAAGCAGGGCTTTGGCACACAGTTAGAGGATTTATACCTAAAGCAGCTTAGTCAAATGATGCTTGTTAAGAACCCTGGTTCAGGGGGTTCAGTAGTATAG